A stretch of Sulfuricurvum sp. DNA encodes these proteins:
- the rpe gene encoding ribulose-phosphate 3-epimerase, with protein MLVAPSVLSADFGNLARDVRAICDAGCDLVHVDVMDGHFVPNLTIGPVVVSAIAAAATKPLDIHLMVENNTFFVDLFAPLKPEYITFHIEEEKHPHRLVQYIRSLGIKPGIVLNPHTPAESVEYLLGDVDMVLVMSVNPGFGGQKFIPTVVEKIERLKALRDQINPACLIEIDGGVGSDNIQMLKNAGVDVCVAGSYVFGQSDYKAAIESLKI; from the coding sequence ATGCTTGTTGCCCCTAGTGTCCTCTCTGCCGATTTTGGTAATTTAGCGCGCGACGTTCGTGCCATTTGTGATGCGGGATGCGATTTAGTCCATGTTGATGTGATGGATGGGCATTTTGTCCCCAACCTCACCATCGGGCCTGTTGTGGTCAGTGCAATTGCTGCAGCGGCGACCAAACCGCTCGATATCCATCTCATGGTTGAGAACAACACTTTTTTTGTCGATCTTTTCGCCCCACTCAAACCTGAATATATCACGTTCCATATTGAAGAGGAGAAACACCCTCACCGCCTCGTACAGTATATCCGCTCTCTGGGTATTAAACCGGGGATTGTCCTCAATCCTCATACTCCCGCTGAATCGGTCGAGTATCTCCTCGGTGATGTGGATATGGTTTTAGTCATGTCGGTTAATCCAGGATTCGGAGGGCAAAAATTTATCCCGACTGTTGTTGAAAAAATTGAACGTTTAAAAGCTCTTCGTGATCAAATCAACCCTGCGTGTCTCATCGAAATTGACGGTGGTGTCGGAAGCGATAATATCCAGATGCTCAAAAATGCCGGTGTCGATGTTTGTGTTGCAGGCAGCTATGTATTTGGACAAAGTGATTATAAAGCCGCTATTGAAAGTTTGAAAATCTAA
- a CDS encoding phosphoribosylanthranilate isomerase yields MRVKICGITNLEDAFIAINAGAHALGFVFYPESPRYISPKNAQEIIAKLPPFVEKVALFVNETPENIRSICLESGCTLAQVHFDVDDDFFSHVNFPTLRVVRAQKREDILKYADEYRLIDAYCEVYGGSGKRLNIEWFEGVDCSKIILAGGLDPTNVASLISYGFYGVDVSSGVEASKGKKDPQKVIDFIKQANS; encoded by the coding sequence ATGCGGGTTAAAATTTGCGGTATCACAAATCTTGAAGATGCTTTTATAGCTATTAATGCGGGGGCTCATGCCCTTGGATTTGTATTTTATCCCGAATCACCCCGCTATATTTCTCCTAAAAATGCCCAAGAAATCATCGCAAAACTCCCTCCATTTGTCGAAAAAGTTGCCCTTTTCGTCAATGAAACACCGGAAAATATCCGCTCAATCTGTTTAGAGAGTGGCTGTACTTTAGCCCAAGTCCATTTTGATGTTGATGATGATTTTTTTAGCCACGTCAACTTCCCGACATTGCGTGTCGTGCGTGCCCAAAAGCGTGAGGACATACTGAAATATGCCGATGAATACCGTCTCATTGATGCCTACTGTGAAGTGTATGGTGGAAGTGGTAAACGGCTCAATATCGAGTGGTTTGAGGGGGTTGATTGTTCCAAAATCATCCTTGCCGGAGGGCTTGATCCTACAAATGTTGCATCTCTCATATCGTATGGATTTTATGGGGTCGATGTCAGCAGCGGTGTGGAAGCCTCCAAAGGAAAAAAAGATCCTCAAAAAGTGATTGATTTTATAAAACAGGCGAACTCCTAA
- a CDS encoding 3'-5' exonuclease: protein MPLDSKLIHRLTKPQGIQKNEFEPKIGDDLAIEMLKAQGMNIILHMKAYKFQTSLLSIKDTLFCIVDVETNGSKTAHHQIIEIGAVKFKNGEILDTYESLVRCDSISEQISDITGITVEQTCEAPELKTVMQEFRLFLGDAVFVGHDAKFDYKFVSAMMERVGLGVLLNRQLCTIDLAERTFESERYGLKYLNELYDLHTDATHHRALSDAITTTKLLEQVLLMLPDTIHTTEELIAFSKEGKRMGRIKPQKEVEKG, encoded by the coding sequence ATGCCGTTGGATTCCAAACTCATTCACCGTCTCACCAAGCCTCAAGGTATCCAAAAAAATGAGTTTGAGCCCAAAATTGGTGACGATCTCGCAATAGAGATGCTTAAAGCACAAGGGATGAATATTATCCTTCATATGAAAGCTTACAAGTTTCAAACATCCCTCCTCTCGATAAAAGATACGCTCTTTTGTATCGTAGACGTCGAAACCAACGGTTCCAAAACAGCCCATCATCAAATCATCGAAATCGGTGCCGTCAAATTTAAAAATGGAGAAATACTTGATACTTATGAGAGCTTAGTTCGTTGTGATTCCATCTCTGAACAAATTTCTGATATTACAGGGATAACGGTCGAGCAAACGTGTGAAGCACCAGAGCTTAAAACCGTAATGCAAGAGTTTCGCCTCTTTTTAGGAGATGCAGTTTTTGTAGGCCACGATGCAAAATTTGATTATAAGTTTGTCTCGGCAATGATGGAGAGGGTAGGATTAGGAGTATTACTTAATCGTCAACTCTGCACCATCGATTTAGCAGAACGAACCTTCGAATCGGAGCGTTATGGGCTAAAATATCTCAACGAGCTCTATGATCTTCACACCGATGCAACTCACCATCGAGCACTCTCTGATGCGATTACCACCACTAAACTCTTAGAGCAGGTGTTACTGATGCTACCCGATACGATTCATACTACCGAAGAGTTGATTGCGTTTTCAAAAGAGGGAAAAAGAATGGGGCGAATAAAACCCCAAAAAGAGGTGGAAAAAGGATAA